In Nymphaea colorata isolate Beijing-Zhang1983 chromosome 5, ASM883128v2, whole genome shotgun sequence, one genomic interval encodes:
- the LOC116254851 gene encoding transcription factor DIVARICATA-like: protein MAEVISSQKKHIMGGNLVLYESMKKYERDFDSNSNYGRSSFWTLTENKIFEKALAMYDSKTPDRWQKIVAMLPGKTPSDAYKHYQVLEADVNSIDEGLVDIPSYSTSSFTLELGDDRDGFKRRVKGCEQERKKGVPWTEEEHRLFLLGLEKYGKGDWRSISRNLVVTKTPTQVASHAQKYFIRLSSGSKDRRRSSIHDITTANVSDKRLPSLTRSSGLATQSSPGSAPSTPSGFSLLFDPNQTGEGAILTNSGACLSQGSFSVPSYAVGAYANNFGTQHFQRNMLHDSHLVHNSAFQMQPAIHSYQG from the exons ATGGCTGAAGTTATATCTTCCCAGAAAAAACACATTATGGGTGGAAATTTGGTGCTCTATGAGAGCATGAAGAAGTATGAGAGAGATTTTGATTCTAACTCCAATTATGGCCGCAGTTCATTCTGGACTCTAACAGAGAACAAGATCTTTGAGAAAGCTTTGGCCATGTATGACAGTAAAACGCCAGATAGGTGGCAGAAGATAGTGGCCATGCTCCCCGGGAAGACGCCTTCCGATGCCTATAAACATTACCAGGTTCTTGAAGCAGATGTTAATTCCATAGACGAAGGATTGGTTGATATTCCTAGCTACAGCACTTCATCTTTCACACTGGAGTTAGGAGATGATCGCGATGGATTCAAGAGGAGAGTGAAGGGCTGtgagcaagagaggaagaagggcgTCCCTTGGACTGAAGAAGAGCACAG GCTGTTTTTATTGGGCCTTGAGAAATATGGGAAAGGAGACTGGAGAAGTATCTCAAGGAACCTGGTTGTCACAAAAACTCCAACGCAGGTGGCCAGCCATGCCCAGAAATATTTCATCAGGCTGAGTTCAGGAAGCAAAGACAGAAGAAGATCTAGCATACACGACATCACAACTGCAAACGTTTCAGACAAAAGGCTACCTTCACTCACTCGATCTTCAGGCCTTGCTACTCAATCCAGTCCAGGCAGCGCACCTAGCACTCCAAGCGGATTCTCTCTGCtgtttgatccaaatcagaCTGGCGAAGGAGCAATTCTCACGAACTCCGGAGCGTGCCTTTCACAGGGGAGCTTTTCTGTTCCATCTTATGCAGTCGGTGCTTATGCGAACAACTTTGGCACACAACATTTTCAGAGGAATATGCTTCATGATTCCCACCTGGTGCATAATTCCGCATTTCAGATGCAACCTGCAATTCACAGTTATCAAGGGTAG